Proteins found in one Paenibacillus dendritiformis genomic segment:
- a CDS encoding sugar transferase, whose translation MKRIFDFVIAIVLLVLLLPLLAVIAFLVRMRIGSPVMFRQIRPGKHGVPFYLLKFRTMTEKTDSSGQPLPDHDRLVPFGQFLRKYSLDELPQIWNVAKGDISLVGPRPLLMEYLPLYTEEQAKRHCVKPGITGWAQVNGRNAISWEEKFKYDVWYVENQSFWLDLKILWMTFFHVLKPGNIQHGNHVTMPVFKGTVNYEQER comes from the coding sequence ATGAAACGCATATTTGATTTTGTTATTGCGATTGTGCTGCTGGTGTTATTGCTGCCGCTGCTGGCCGTCATTGCGTTCTTGGTACGAATGCGAATCGGTTCGCCCGTTATGTTCCGTCAGATTCGACCGGGGAAACATGGGGTCCCGTTTTATTTGTTGAAGTTCAGAACGATGACGGAAAAGACAGACAGCTCGGGCCAGCCGCTTCCGGATCATGACAGGTTGGTTCCGTTCGGCCAGTTCCTCCGGAAATACAGTCTTGACGAGCTTCCCCAGATATGGAATGTGGCCAAAGGGGATATTAGCCTGGTGGGGCCAAGACCCCTTCTTATGGAATATCTGCCGCTGTATACCGAAGAGCAGGCCAAGAGACATTGCGTGAAGCCGGGCATCACGGGCTGGGCCCAAGTCAACGGACGCAATGCGATCTCCTGGGAGGAGAAGTTCAAGTACGATGTCTGGTATGTGGAAAACCAAAGTTTCTGGCTGGATTTGAAAATTTTGTGGATGACGTTCTTCCACGTATTGAAGCCCGGAAACATTCAACATGGCAACCATGTTACGATGCCGGTATTTAAGGGCACCGTGAACTATGAACAGGAAAGGTAG
- a CDS encoding glycosyltransferase family 32 protein yields the protein MDGAEKIPRVVHYCWFGRGEKPKLIKKCIQSWQKHLPDYELVEWNEDTFDVKANLYAREAYEARKFAFVSDYVRLHALYHEGGVYMDTDVEVIKPLHRFLVHEAFSGFEDHQFLQSGTMGAVKHHPWIGELLQYYADRPFLLQGGDVFDLTTNTAIMSRISQKHGLKLNGQHQTLPGGVVFYPRWFFSPYDYINGGNYINDDSYTIHHFAQSWLPAHVRVKSYIKRKASRLIGAENIARLRRILSQKGAQS from the coding sequence TTGGACGGAGCGGAGAAAATTCCCCGGGTTGTGCATTACTGCTGGTTCGGGCGCGGCGAAAAACCGAAGCTGATCAAAAAGTGTATTCAAAGCTGGCAGAAGCATCTCCCGGATTACGAGCTGGTCGAATGGAATGAAGATACTTTTGACGTCAAAGCCAATCTTTATGCAAGGGAAGCCTATGAGGCGCGCAAATTCGCGTTCGTTAGCGATTATGTCAGACTCCATGCCTTGTATCATGAAGGCGGGGTGTACATGGATACGGATGTGGAAGTGATCAAGCCGCTGCATCGCTTCCTGGTGCATGAAGCCTTCTCGGGATTTGAGGACCATCAATTTTTGCAATCAGGAACGATGGGGGCCGTTAAGCATCATCCCTGGATCGGAGAGCTGCTTCAATATTATGCCGACAGGCCTTTTCTGCTTCAGGGCGGGGATGTGTTCGATCTGACGACGAATACGGCCATCATGAGCCGGATCAGCCAGAAGCATGGATTGAAGCTTAACGGACAGCACCAGACGCTTCCGGGCGGGGTTGTTTTTTATCCCCGATGGTTCTTCAGTCCTTACGATTATATCAATGGAGGCAATTACATCAACGACGATAGTTACACGATCCACCATTTTGCCCAATCGTGGCTTCCTGCCCATGTCCGCGTAAAGAGCTACATCAAGCGCAAAGCAAGCCGCTTGATCGGTGCGGAGAACATTGCAAGGCTTAGAAGGATATTATCGCAAAAAGGTGCGCAGTCATGA
- a CDS encoding EpsG family protein, giving the protein MTIIWLTLLMVFIFSYTARYFAVSLPHSPIPIRPNRLLVAAVCFVIVMVAGLRKNIGDTFFYMHAYALKNFTWATIATEKDVGFNLFQMLLKQISEDPQILIFVTALITNVLIVVMMHRYARLFELAMYVYITSGAFIVSMNGIRQYMAAALLFAATAYLLNGSWKKYMVVVALASVFHMSALILIPLYFIVRREAWTGMTFGLLAAGVLIVGLFNQFSDVLFSALSETQYGEYKEFKEGGANIIRVGFYMMPLLVAYWGRDKLRMLFADIDIIVNLSLIGSFFMLISTQNWIFARLAIYFNLYQIVLTSWIVMAFRKKDQKLIYLCILVIYGIYFTYENMFVLGIKYRSDFLIWFH; this is encoded by the coding sequence ATGACGATCATATGGCTCACGCTTCTGATGGTTTTCATTTTTTCATATACAGCCAGGTATTTTGCGGTATCCCTTCCCCATAGCCCAATACCTATCCGGCCGAACCGGCTGCTCGTTGCCGCGGTATGCTTCGTCATCGTCATGGTTGCGGGGCTGAGGAAGAATATCGGGGATACGTTTTTCTACATGCATGCTTATGCGCTCAAAAATTTCACATGGGCGACCATCGCAACAGAGAAGGATGTTGGCTTCAATCTGTTCCAAATGCTTCTGAAACAAATTTCAGAAGACCCGCAAATCCTCATTTTTGTGACGGCACTGATAACGAATGTATTGATTGTGGTTATGATGCACCGCTATGCGAGATTGTTTGAACTGGCGATGTACGTATACATCACGTCCGGCGCATTCATTGTCTCCATGAACGGCATCCGGCAATACATGGCGGCCGCATTACTCTTTGCCGCGACAGCTTACTTGCTGAACGGCAGTTGGAAGAAATACATGGTTGTGGTGGCGCTGGCCTCCGTTTTCCATATGAGTGCGCTTATCCTTATTCCTTTATATTTTATCGTCCGCAGGGAAGCTTGGACCGGCATGACTTTTGGCTTGCTGGCTGCCGGTGTTCTCATCGTCGGTCTGTTCAACCAATTTTCCGATGTGCTGTTCTCGGCACTCAGCGAGACGCAGTATGGGGAATATAAGGAGTTTAAGGAAGGGGGGGCTAACATCATTCGGGTCGGCTTCTATATGATGCCGCTGCTGGTTGCCTATTGGGGAAGAGATAAGCTGCGAATGTTGTTTGCTGACATTGATATTATCGTCAATTTGTCGTTGATCGGGTCATTTTTTATGCTGATTTCTACGCAAAACTGGATTTTTGCCAGACTGGCCATTTATTTTAACTTGTATCAGATTGTTCTGACATCATGGATCGTCATGGCTTTCCGCAAGAAGGATCAGAAGCTTATTTATTTGTGCATTCTGGTTATTTACGGCATCTACTTTACTTATGAAAATATGTTTGTTCTCGGCATTAAATATCGCAGTGATTTCTTAATCTGGTTTCATTAA
- a CDS encoding glycosyltransferase family 2 protein produces MRTLTVFTPAYNRAYCLTRLYDSLVRQNSGEFEWLVIDDGSTDETPELVRAWIADNRIPIRYVRQENQGMHGAHNTAYDQIETELNVCIDSDDYMPDGAVEKIIDFWRTYGSDQVAGIVGLDCALDGTVIGTRLPEDKARSTLFDLYYKHGVTGDKKLVYRTKLTKMYRYPLFEGEKYVGLAYKYYMIDRDYELLLMNEVLCYVEYMPDGASRNMLRHYRNNPRGFAFYRVQLMKLPFAGLSFKFRQAVHHVSSCCLARSPAMLLESPAKLLTLLALLPGFALYVFIVAKT; encoded by the coding sequence ATGCGAACATTAACGGTATTTACCCCTGCATATAACCGTGCTTACTGCTTGACGCGTTTGTATGACAGCCTCGTTAGACAGAACAGCGGCGAATTTGAGTGGCTTGTGATTGATGACGGATCTACCGATGAGACACCGGAACTGGTTCGGGCCTGGATTGCGGACAACCGGATTCCTATACGTTATGTCCGTCAGGAGAATCAAGGCATGCATGGAGCGCATAACACGGCTTATGACCAGATTGAGACCGAGCTGAATGTCTGTATCGACTCCGATGATTATATGCCTGACGGCGCGGTGGAGAAAATTATAGATTTCTGGCGCACATACGGCAGTGATCAGGTAGCCGGCATCGTTGGCCTGGATTGCGCACTGGACGGAACCGTGATTGGGACGCGGCTTCCGGAAGACAAGGCAAGGTCCACGCTGTTCGATCTGTACTACAAGCATGGCGTTACGGGCGATAAAAAGCTGGTGTACCGTACGAAACTTACGAAAATGTACCGCTATCCCCTGTTCGAAGGAGAAAAGTACGTTGGATTGGCCTACAAGTATTACATGATTGACCGCGATTATGAGCTGCTGCTGATGAATGAAGTCCTGTGCTATGTAGAGTACATGCCGGATGGGGCTTCCCGGAATATGCTGCGCCATTATCGCAATAACCCGAGGGGATTCGCCTTCTATCGCGTTCAGCTTATGAAGCTCCCTTTCGCGGGACTTTCCTTTAAATTTAGACAAGCGGTGCATCATGTCTCAAGCTGCTGCCTGGCCCGCAGTCCGGCCATGCTCCTCGAGTCGCCCGCAAAGCTGCTTACCTTGTTGGCGCTGCTGCCCGGATTTGCGCTTTATGTATTTATCGTAGCAAAGACGTAG